The stretch of DNA CCGCATATCCGGTCAGGCCAATCAGAGCCACGTACAGCAACGGAAGCACGACCATGACGATGGTCACCAACAAAATACCGAATCGGTACACGATCGATCGTCGAACCGGTTTGATGTCACCCCGAAATGCGCGGTTTAGCCATCGCGCAGGGTCGGTCGTGGCCGGCGTTTTCTTTTTGCCATTCGTGCGTCGCTGTGCCGTCGCCGCGGGATCCGACCGTGATTGGGTGGTTTGAGCCTTGATACTCTTCGGTGAAGTACGAGGAGTGGGTAGGGTGAATACTGAACTGCATTTGGGGCATTTCCGTTTTTTGCCCGCAAGTTCGGGAGCGACTTTGAAAACTGCCGCACACTCTGGACATTTCGCCTGGAAGGACATCGCGCTTTTCCAATTCTTGATTTGATGTACGACATTGCATGCGCGAACCAGTCAGAAATGCGAAATTCATTTCATCGCTTAAAAAGTTTTTGAAATCGCGCAGATTCAGCATACGGAGGGGGCACCAGGCAAGCAAGAAAAAATTGGGCGCAGGCCAAATCCTTCGACAACACGCAGTCCACTTGCTCAACCTGCGAATTGCGGGTGCCACGACTGACTTGAAGGCCCAAAAAGTCGCACCAATTATTGTGGCAAATAAACAATATTTTTCTTGATTCGACGAGCCAGTTGCGCATACTAGCTCTTACGTCGAGTCGCTTCTGCGAATCCATCTCTTCGACGTTACAGAATGATGCCGTCAAGATTTCGAACCGGCCTTCGGTTTCGAAGTTTGGCCCATTTCGTATTTCCGAAGAGAGACACCATGCTTGCTCCCGCGCATCGCCGTTCGCATTCTCCCCTCTGCCATGACAATTTTCCGTTGTCGCTGCAGCTACGGATCCGAACTTAGCAATCCGTTTCCGTGGCACAAAAAGTATGCGCGCATTTGCCGTCATGTCGTCAAGCCGTAGCTGTCATTTTGATGATACGTGAAAACGGACATGTCGTGGGAAAAGCTGGTTTCCATCTTTGGTCGTCGGTTCATCAGTTTCTCTACTTCTTTTGAAAGACGATTCTTATGAGTTCGTACACATCTCCCTTGGATTCACTGCGACAAGATCACGAGGTCATGGAAAATCTCCGCGATCTCTTTGGCAGCCGTCGAAAAGTCGATGAGTTGGAATTGGCACAAGAAATTCATCCCCTCAACCGGCGAGCGATCGTCGAATTTCTTGATGACCCGGTGGGGCCGACGGAAAACCACAGCAGCGACGACGCATTTTTCTCCGAAGCGATCGTGCTGGCGACCGGCCGTCCGTCGTTGTTCATTCAAGACAACGAAATCCAATTGGGTAACGTGCAACTACCCAACCTGAAACAACGCCTGGAGGCAAACCGTGCGACCATTGAACATCCCATCCCGGCCATTGGTCGTGTTGAGTTGATGTTTCACCCGGACTACGAATGGGTGGGTACCGGTTGGTTGATTGAAGATTTGATGTTGGTGACCAATCGTCATGTCGCCAACATCTTTGCGGAACGGCGCGGCGGCGCTTATGCCTTCCGGCAATTCGCTGGAAACACGGTCAGTGCCTGGATCGATTTTCGCGAGGAACATCATCGTGCGGATGCAATCGAAATCGAGGTCGAATCGATCCTGTACGTGGCGAACACGGGAAGTCGCAATCCCGACATCGCCATTTTAAAGCTCCGCAATCAAGGCAATTTACCCCCACATTTAGAGTTAGCCGCTGCCGACGCAAACCAGCGCGATCATGTGGGAGTCGTCGGATACCCGGCCTGGGATGGACGTCGCAATCCAGGACCGGCCATGTCGCGCATTTTTCAAGACATCTACAACGTCAAACGCTATGCGCCCGGGCAAATCGCCGACGTGCGTAGCGGCGTGATCACACACGACTGCTCCACCTTGGGCGGCAACAGCGGTTCACCGGTGCTTGACCAAACAACAGGCAAGGTCGTCGGTTTGCATTTTGCGGGCCGCTTCATGTCGGAAAATTACGCGCTCCCTGTGAGTGCCATCAAGCGAGAACTACGCCGCGTATCCACTCAAGTCGCGGTCGACGATGTCCCGGTCCCCGTGGAATCGCTGAACAATCGCCGCGGATACGCTGAAGCGTTTTTAGGCAATCGTTCGCTCGCCGTTCCGCTACCAGCTTTGAACTCCGATCAATTGGACCACGCCGCTCCCGTCAGCGGGCGGGAACGGGATCGCGGGATCGGCAAATACGTACTCGACTACACGCATTTTTCGGTCGTCATGAATAAAACCCGACGGCTCGCCTATTATGCTGCTGTCAATATCGACGGAACTCAAGAAGTGGCCGTACGACGAACGAATACCCGCTGGCGAGTGGATCCGCGCATCGACCGCAACCACCAACACGACAACGATCTGTATGTGCGGAATAAACTCGATCGCGGTCATCTGGTCCGACGCCTCGATCCCGTCTGGGGAGACTACAACGAAGCCAAGCGAGCCAACGACGATACGTTCCATTACACAAACGCCGCACCGCAACATGCCCGACTCAACCAGCGCGACTGGCTCGCACTGGAAGACTATCTGCTCGTCAACACCAACCAGGACGACCAAAAATTGACAGTCTTCACCGGACCGGTGTTCACCCGATGTGACACGGACTACCGCGGAACGACGTTGCCGGAGGACTTTTGGAAGGTGGCGGTCATGGTTCAGGACGACGACTTGCTGGCCACCGGTTATCTACTCAGCCAAAAACAATTCATGGATGACTTGGAATTTGTGATCGGTGAATTTCGCACCTATCAAACACCGATCCGAACGATCGAGCAATTGACGGGCCTGTCATTCGGCAGCCTCGCCGAGCACGACCCCCTCGATGCAACCGAAGCCTTTGGCTTTCCCACGATCAACAGCCCCAACGATATCATTTTGGGGTAATCCATTCAGGGGACCCTCCCGTCTGCCGTTCGGTGTATCGAAAGCGATTTTAACCACGCGTCAGGCGGGAGCCTTCACACTCCTACGGTGATCGAATTTCCTGGAACCTAGTCGGCAAGCTCCGTCCAAAGCACCCCAATGTCGGGTGCCGCTGCTAGCTTGATGCACGAGGATCGCCAGCCACCACGCGCAAATCCACGCAACCGGCACAACCCGGCCAACACGCACCGCCGGGATGTTCGCGAAGACCGTCATGCCGGGCATGATCGACGGTCAAAATCCGCATACCCAGTCTCTAGCCCAAAACTCCCCAAGCGAGCATGCAGGTTTTACCGATTCCAAACGATGAATCGTCGAGATGACGAGAATCGCTATCAGCCGGTTATGTCTCAAAACCGGTGCGGCGATTCTCCGGGCTTCGCTCAGGTAATGTCGCTGCTGCGCTGCGAGCGCGATGCACTGAAACATACAAAATACGTGGACGCGAATCATGTTGAAGTATCCAGGGATGGGACGGTCCTTTGCCGTTTCGGTGACATTCGGCTTATCGCTGTTGACCGCCGTCGGCTGCCGCCACGCGCAACAGCACGAGTGCCGTACGCAACCAATGGCCTCGGCTTCCAACTACTGCCCCACCGCCCCCTATTCGACACCCGAGACAATGTCTCAACCGTATGGGGATGACGGCGAATATGTGCCCATGCCTCCCGAACCCGATGAAGCTACGCCGGCACCCAGCGAAGCCTATTCCGTTCCGCAACGCCGCAGTCCTGTTCAAGCCATCAAGGATGGGTCGCGCCGCTTGGGATCCAAATTGAGTCGCATGATCAAAGGGGATGAAGAAGTCGCCGAAGACGAAATGATCGGCCGTGATCACGTGTCGTCACCCGATCTGCAATCACCCGGCGCGTATTCCGCGCAGCCACAACTCGGACAACCGGCCGGTAACCAGTCCGGCGCATTCTCGGGCGCAGGCAACGCCTATCCGCCGCGGGTTCCACCCGTCCCCGATTCTGAATCGTTCGACGAGTTCGATGAAAACATCGACTTGAGCCTGCCGACGGAAAATATCCCCGGCGACGTGGAACTTCCCGACGGAAACGCGAACTACCGTCAGCCCCAGCAAAACTTGTCGCTGCCGGTCTCCAATTCGCAAGGCGAATTTGATCTGTATGCCCCACAATTACGTCATAGCACGCCGACTCCCACACTAGCGCCGGCGCCTTCCGACGTGCCACAACTCAGAGACGATTTCAATGAGAGCGGCAACGAATTCAACGACGCACAATTTGACGACGACGACTTCGACGACCGTGGTCCGCAACTCCTGCCCGCTCCAGGCCAAGGCGGCGCAAAACAAGTCAAGTTCGTGCCGGTCCAACCGAGCGGACTGAACCTGTTTCAAATCGGGACCTTGGGACTCTGCTCCGAAGTCCGTAGCTACGAGGATTTCAGCGAGATTGATCGCAACGAATTGCGCGCCGGGCAGGATTTGTTGATTTACAACACGCTCACCAATACCGAGAGCGTCCGATCCGCCGCAGGATTTCGCACGCTAACCCGGTCCCGCGTCGAATGGCTGGGCGCCGGCGACCGTGTGTTGCATCAAGTGCAATTGAGCGAAGCCCCCGATGCGTCTCGCTCTGTGCGACAAGACTATTTCCTCACGCACCAAGTCGCCGTGCCAGAGTCCCTCCCGGCTGGGCTGTACACGCTGCGGCTGACAGTCGAGGACCTCTTCGGCCACCAAGCGGCTCACGCGACCATGCAGGTACGGGTCATCGACTGACCGATCACACGCGAGCCTTGCCCAGTTCACTGATCGGACGGCTCGTCGCGATCGAAAACTCCGTATCATCCGGCGCCGTCAACGTGGTTGCTTGAGGAATCCCGAAGGCAGCGGCAATGGTCGAGAGCAGTGCGTCGGGCGTCACCGGAGAGTCAATCGGCGCAGTTCCCCGCGCGTCGCTAGCGCCAATGACCCGCCCGCCACTAACTGGCCCACCAGCCATCAAGGCCGACCACACCCCGGGCCAATGATCGCGTCCCCCGTGGGAATTGATCCGCGGTGTGCGTCCAAATTCCCCGCTGGCAACCACCAATGTCCGTTTGAGCAGACCAGTCGCCTCCAAGTCATCCAACAGGCTGGAAACAGTTTTGTCGAAGTCCGGGCAAACCGTGTCGCGCAAATCGGACATCGTCGTGATCGTCCCGTGACAATCCCATGACTTGTGTTGATCAAGATCAAGGAACATATTGACGGTCACAAAACGGACACCCGCTTCGATCAGTTGCCGCGCTTGAAAACAGGCGCGGGCGAACGGAGTTGTGCCATACGGTTGCGAGCTTGTTTTCTGAAGGGCCGATTCATAACCGCTGTCGGTCACCGGGTCGTGTGCGGTGCCCAGTATGCCAGCGGTTTGTCCCTGATAGGTCCGGATGCCGGTGTTCCCCAGCAATTGCGGCACGACACAATAACTCGGCACCCCTTCGCGCGGGCCAAGCAATGCATCAATCATCGATCCCAGCGCCGGGAACATAATTCCGCCTCGCGCGCAGCGACCAGTTTGGAGCAACTGCAGACCCGCTTCATGAATCGGCGCCGCCGTGTGATGCAGTGAGCGGAGCAGGGCGAACTGATGCGTCCGTTGCGCAAGACGTGGCAACGTTTCACTCAGTTGAATGCCGGGTGTGTTGGTGGCAATGGCTTGAAACGGCCCGCGAATCTGCGTCGGCGCCGCCGGTTTGGGATCGAATGTATCCAACTGGCTGGGACCGCCGGTCAGCACAATAAAAATACAACCGTCAATATCACGGTTGGCTGCGCGTTGATCCTCAGCGCGGAGCGCAGCTTGCTCAGCCGTCGACATTCCCAATATCCCCGCACTACCAAGTTTAAGCACATCGCGCCGAGAAACCGAGTCCCCCCCGGTGGGCGGAGAGTCCGATGAGTGTGACTGGGGCATAAGGTTTGACTCAGCTTCCTATGTATTTCGCGTACAGCGTCTTGGCGGTGGGAATGTCCTCGGTCCCTTTAATAATCACGCGACCGTCCTGGAACGCCGTCAGTTCATAATCCCCTTCGTTCAGGGCGATTCGGAACAAGTATTTGTTGTAGTTGATCGTGCCGATTCCTGCGAGGCGATTTGCCAAATCGTCGAACACCAACCGCGTCTTCGAGGGAGGTGAAACCTGGACAGCATTCCGCCCACAGAGGATCGTCGTCTGCGACCCCAACGTACCCCGCAGCCAAACCCGTTCCCCCGCATGACAGGCAGGGCAGCCGGAGCGATCGCGCAGCCCCTCCATATTCATCCGCCGAAACGTGCCGTCCCAAACATCGATCACCGTCAACTTCGGCTCGATCAAATTGCGTTGTCCCGACAGAATTTTCAGGGCATCGACTACCTGCAACGATGCAATCACATTGATGATCGCCGCCAACACGCCCGCCGTATCGCACGTCTCAACCGACCCCGGCTCGGGAACCGCATCAATCAGACACCTCAAACAAGCCGTCTCGCCGGGCAGAATCGTCATCGTTTGACCATGACTGCCAATGCACCCACCATAAACCCAAGGTATTCCGGTTTCCAACGAAACATCGTTGAGTAAATAGCGGATTTCAAAATTGTCAGTGCCGTCCAGAATCAGATCGACATCGTTGGCCAACCCCATCACATTCTCATAACTGACGTCGGCAACAATCGGGTCGATCTCAATCGTGCTGTTGATCTTCGCCAACTTGCGCCCCGCAGCAACCGACTTAGGAAGTTGATCGGCGATATCCTGTTCGTCAAAGAGCACCTGCCGCTGCAAGTTACTCAGCTCAACAAAATCGCGATCCACAATCCGCACAAAGCCGACCCCCGCACGGACCATCCCCTCAGCCAGCACCGTCCCCAGCGCGCCGCAACCACACACCAGCACGCGCCGCCGCATCAACTCCCGTTGTCCCTCTTCGCCAATCCCATGAAACAGGACTTGCTTGCTGTATCGTTGTAGGTCGTCGGTCATTTTTTAGTCGGCGGTGAGTGAGTGGTGAGTGGCCAGTGGCCAGAATTTCTGCAGTGAATGCAATCGGTATCGTTTTTCGGTTCTAAGTTCGTCATCGCCTCATCGATTTGAATCGGCCAACCCTCAAGCCTGTTCCCTCACGCCTCAAGCCTCCGAAGTAGTTTTTCCGCGGGCGGCATAAAAAATTCTCCGAATCTGTCTTCCCACGATGGGTGTA from Symmachiella dynata encodes:
- a CDS encoding DNA/RNA non-specific endonuclease, producing MSSYTSPLDSLRQDHEVMENLRDLFGSRRKVDELELAQEIHPLNRRAIVEFLDDPVGPTENHSSDDAFFSEAIVLATGRPSLFIQDNEIQLGNVQLPNLKQRLEANRATIEHPIPAIGRVELMFHPDYEWVGTGWLIEDLMLVTNRHVANIFAERRGGAYAFRQFAGNTVSAWIDFREEHHRADAIEIEVESILYVANTGSRNPDIAILKLRNQGNLPPHLELAAADANQRDHVGVVGYPAWDGRRNPGPAMSRIFQDIYNVKRYAPGQIADVRSGVITHDCSTLGGNSGSPVLDQTTGKVVGLHFAGRFMSENYALPVSAIKRELRRVSTQVAVDDVPVPVESLNNRRGYAEAFLGNRSLAVPLPALNSDQLDHAAPVSGRERDRGIGKYVLDYTHFSVVMNKTRRLAYYAAVNIDGTQEVAVRRTNTRWRVDPRIDRNHQHDNDLYVRNKLDRGHLVRRLDPVWGDYNEAKRANDDTFHYTNAAPQHARLNQRDWLALEDYLLVNTNQDDQKLTVFTGPVFTRCDTDYRGTTLPEDFWKVAVMVQDDDLLATGYLLSQKQFMDDLEFVIGEFRTYQTPIRTIEQLTGLSFGSLAEHDPLDATEAFGFPTINSPNDIILG
- a CDS encoding DUF1501 domain-containing protein, which translates into the protein MSTAEQAALRAEDQRAANRDIDGCIFIVLTGGPSQLDTFDPKPAAPTQIRGPFQAIATNTPGIQLSETLPRLAQRTHQFALLRSLHHTAAPIHEAGLQLLQTGRCARGGIMFPALGSMIDALLGPREGVPSYCVVPQLLGNTGIRTYQGQTAGILGTAHDPVTDSGYESALQKTSSQPYGTTPFARACFQARQLIEAGVRFVTVNMFLDLDQHKSWDCHGTITTMSDLRDTVCPDFDKTVSSLLDDLEATGLLKRTLVVASGEFGRTPRINSHGGRDHWPGVWSALMAGGPVSGGRVIGASDARGTAPIDSPVTPDALLSTIAAAFGIPQATTLTAPDDTEFSIATSRPISELGKARV
- a CDS encoding ThiF family adenylyltransferase, whose translation is MTDDLQRYSKQVLFHGIGEEGQRELMRRRVLVCGCGALGTVLAEGMVRAGVGFVRIVDRDFVELSNLQRQVLFDEQDIADQLPKSVAAGRKLAKINSTIEIDPIVADVSYENVMGLANDVDLILDGTDNFEIRYLLNDVSLETGIPWVYGGCIGSHGQTMTILPGETACLRCLIDAVPEPGSVETCDTAGVLAAIINVIASLQVVDALKILSGQRNLIEPKLTVIDVWDGTFRRMNMEGLRDRSGCPACHAGERVWLRGTLGSQTTILCGRNAVQVSPPSKTRLVFDDLANRLAGIGTINYNKYLFRIALNEGDYELTAFQDGRVIIKGTEDIPTAKTLYAKYIGS